Proteins encoded by one window of Candidatus Pelagibacter giovannonii:
- a CDS encoding RluA family pseudouridine synthase, which yields MKKSFNVDSTYNDMRIDRWIRNNLGNYPQGLIEKSLKSGKVKINNKKIKSSHKVKTGDIIDLFNFDFKETIVQRTIKFVPSEEVIKENEELIIDNNDDFIVLNKSSGISVQGGTKSKKNLVDIFARSEIFQDTKPFSVHRLDKDTSGVFIMAKHRQSAQLLTSLFRLRKVHKTYLAICHGELQKDSGEWNDDLTRYDNDREVVEKARTLYKVLDKNSICSLVEMKPITGRKHQLRKQLYAVGCPIYGDQKYKFSNTDKAINKNLMLHSYQIKFMINDKKYTYTALLPDYFKKLLKTKRLRFPNS from the coding sequence ATGAAAAAGTCTTTTAACGTTGACTCAACGTATAACGATATGCGTATCGATAGATGGATACGTAATAACCTCGGTAATTACCCCCAAGGTTTAATTGAAAAAAGTTTAAAAAGTGGAAAAGTTAAAATCAATAATAAAAAAATAAAAAGTTCTCATAAAGTAAAGACAGGTGACATTATAGATTTATTCAACTTTGATTTTAAAGAAACAATTGTTCAAAGGACAATTAAATTTGTACCTTCAGAAGAAGTCATTAAAGAGAATGAAGAATTAATAATTGATAATAATGATGATTTCATTGTTCTTAATAAAAGTTCTGGTATTTCAGTTCAAGGTGGAACTAAATCTAAAAAAAATCTTGTAGATATTTTTGCTCGTAGTGAAATTTTTCAAGACACAAAACCATTTTCTGTACATAGACTTGACAAAGATACATCTGGAGTTTTTATTATGGCAAAGCATAGACAATCTGCCCAGTTATTAACCTCTTTATTTAGACTTAGAAAGGTTCATAAAACTTACTTAGCTATATGCCATGGAGAATTACAAAAGGACTCTGGTGAGTGGAATGATGATTTAACCAGATATGACAATGATAGAGAAGTAGTTGAAAAAGCTAGAACACTTTACAAAGTGTTAGATAAAAATTCTATATGCAGTCTAGTTGAAATGAAACCAATCACAGGAAGAAAACATCAATTAAGAAAACAACTTTATGCGGTAGGATGCCCAATCTATGGTGACCAAAAATATAAATTTAGCAACACAGATAAAGCAATAAATAAAAATTTAATGCTTCATTCATATCAAATTAAATTTATGATTAATGATAAAAAATATACCTACACAGCATTGTTACCAGATTATTTTAAAAAACTTTTAAAGACAAAAAGACTTAGATTTCCAAATTCTTAG
- the lipB gene encoding lipoyl(octanoyl) transferase LipB produces MNIEIKKSINPIKYEDAIKLLEERLLEINNGKKEDLIWILEHKEVYSAGTSYKEKEILNKNINLVKTNRGGKITYHGPGQLICYFVIDLKKRKKDIRKFITLIEETIINSLLKFNIETFGDPKNIGIWSKHNGKINKVAAIGVRVSKWIAYHGFAININNDLSKYKNIIPCGISDKGVINLKEIKDQDYKNLDDVIIETFSKNLEI; encoded by the coding sequence ATGAATATAGAGATTAAAAAGTCAATAAATCCAATAAAATATGAAGATGCAATAAAACTCCTTGAGGAAAGATTATTGGAGATAAATAATGGTAAAAAAGAGGATTTAATATGGATCTTAGAACATAAAGAAGTTTATTCAGCAGGTACAAGTTATAAAGAAAAAGAAATTCTTAATAAAAATATTAATCTAGTAAAAACAAACCGTGGAGGAAAAATTACTTATCATGGTCCAGGTCAATTGATTTGTTATTTTGTTATAGATTTAAAAAAAAGAAAAAAGGATATTAGAAAATTTATAACTTTAATTGAAGAGACGATTATTAATAGCTTATTAAAATTTAACATTGAAACATTTGGTGATCCAAAAAATATTGGTATTTGGAGTAAGCATAATGGTAAAATTAATAAAGTTGCAGCGATAGGTGTAAGGGTAAGCAAATGGATAGCTTATCATGGGTTTGCAATAAATATTAATAATGATCTTTCAAAATATAAAAACATTATTCCATGTGGTATTTCAGATAAAGGTGTAATCAATCTTAAAGAAATTAAAGATCAAGACTATAAGAATTTAGACGATGTTATTATTGAAACTTTTTCTAAGAATTTGGAAATCTAA
- the mgtE gene encoding magnesium transporter has translation MSLIKKIKDKKVNFEFNKEYIKVVTSKIANNDAQFITNSFNEMHPADAADIIEHLSQNDRESLIKLNNFNIDPEVFIELNESVQSEIIAYLSPDTIVRLLKNLESDDAITILENVDEKDKNTILSSLPPKDRFALLESLSYPEDTAARIMQRDFTAIPSNWSVGQTIDYLRENKDLPEEFLEIFIIDEGFKPIGTVPSSKVLTTSRETKMLSIMSESQLLIPVDMDKEEVGNVFENYNLNSAAVVDKSNKLVGMIMYDDVLTVLKEEAEEDALRLAGVGDEEITDGVFKKTRRRFNWLLLNLFTAFLATWVISLFGATIEQMVVLAFLMPIVASMGGNAGMQTLAVTVRTLATNDLTKNNFTQNILKEFNIGILNGIIFAIISAFVVQIWFQDSLLSLIIAMSMIVTMIVAGLFGILVPITLKKMDIDPAIASSVFVTTITDVIGFVSFLGVSAYFL, from the coding sequence ATGTCTTTAATAAAAAAAATAAAAGATAAAAAAGTTAATTTTGAGTTTAATAAAGAGTACATAAAAGTTGTTACTTCTAAGATAGCTAATAATGATGCTCAATTTATTACTAATTCTTTTAATGAGATGCACCCAGCTGATGCAGCTGATATAATTGAACATCTTAGTCAAAATGATAGAGAAAGTTTAATAAAACTTAATAATTTTAATATCGATCCAGAAGTTTTTATTGAATTAAACGAGTCGGTACAATCTGAAATAATAGCTTATCTATCACCTGATACTATTGTTAGACTTTTAAAAAACCTTGAATCTGATGATGCGATAACAATTTTAGAAAATGTTGATGAAAAAGATAAGAATACAATATTAAGCTCTTTACCTCCAAAAGATAGATTTGCCTTACTAGAAAGTTTAAGTTATCCAGAAGACACAGCTGCTAGAATAATGCAACGTGATTTTACGGCTATACCTAGTAATTGGTCTGTTGGTCAAACAATTGATTATTTAAGAGAAAATAAAGATTTACCTGAAGAATTTTTAGAAATTTTTATTATAGATGAAGGTTTTAAGCCAATTGGAACTGTTCCATCATCAAAAGTTTTAACCACTTCGAGAGAAACTAAAATGCTTTCTATTATGTCAGAATCTCAGCTACTTATTCCTGTTGATATGGACAAAGAGGAAGTTGGTAATGTGTTTGAAAATTACAACTTAAATTCAGCAGCTGTTGTCGACAAATCAAACAAGTTAGTTGGTATGATCATGTATGATGATGTCTTAACGGTATTAAAAGAAGAAGCCGAGGAAGATGCTTTGAGATTAGCTGGGGTAGGGGATGAAGAAATTACAGATGGGGTTTTTAAGAAAACTAGAAGAAGATTTAACTGGCTTTTATTAAACCTATTTACAGCATTTCTTGCAACATGGGTTATTAGTTTATTTGGTGCAACAATTGAGCAAATGGTTGTCCTTGCATTTCTTATGCCAATTGTTGCTTCTATGGGTGGTAATGCTGGAATGCAAACTTTGGCTGTTACTGTTAGAACATTAGCAACAAACGATTTAACAAAAAATAACTTTACACAAAATATTTTAAAAGAATTTAATATTGGTATTTTAAATGGTATTATATTTGCTATAATAAGCGCTTTTGTAGTGCAAATTTGGTTTCAAGATTCTTTACTTTCTCTAATAATTGCTATGTCAATGATTGTTACAATGATTGTTGCAGGATTATTTGGAATTTTAGTACCTATTACTTTAAAAAAAATGGATATTGATCCTGCTATTGCATCAAGTGTATTTGTAACAACTATTACTGATGTTATTGGTTTTGTTTCATTTCTTGGTGTTAGTGCTTATTTTCTCTAA
- the panC gene encoding pantoate--beta-alanine ligase produces the protein MFYLLIFLLQMKLIKIKTDLIKAIEFDKRLGFVPTMGALHEGHKALIKTSQKNCKKTLVSIFINPTQFNNKKDFKTYPKNLKKDLIYLKKLKVDYVYLPTVKQIYWKKNDKIKLNKLQNILCAKFRKGHFEGVLDVLDRFIELISPQKMFMGEKDFQQFFLVKNFIENKYNTKVYICKTIRNKNNLALSSRNSLLNKQSFAASEIITKKLLKLKKEITRNTKNYKKLIFILKKELFKNFDIKIEYLECRNTHNLSTNILNKPFKLFVAYYIDNVRLIDNF, from the coding sequence ATGTTTTACTTATTAATATTCTTATTACAAATGAAATTAATAAAAATAAAAACTGATTTAATTAAGGCAATTGAATTTGATAAAAGATTAGGTTTTGTCCCAACAATGGGAGCTTTACATGAAGGTCACAAAGCATTAATCAAAACATCACAAAAAAACTGCAAAAAAACATTAGTAAGTATTTTTATTAATCCAACTCAATTTAATAATAAAAAAGACTTTAAAACATATCCAAAAAACTTAAAGAAAGATTTGATTTACCTTAAAAAACTCAAAGTTGACTACGTATATTTACCAACTGTTAAACAAATTTATTGGAAAAAAAATGATAAAATTAAGTTAAATAAATTACAAAATATATTGTGTGCAAAATTTAGAAAAGGACATTTTGAAGGTGTGCTTGATGTTTTGGATCGTTTTATTGAATTAATTTCTCCACAAAAAATGTTTATGGGTGAGAAAGATTTTCAACAATTTTTCTTAGTTAAAAATTTTATTGAAAATAAGTACAATACTAAAGTTTACATATGTAAAACTATTAGGAATAAAAACAATTTAGCTTTATCTTCAAGAAACTCTTTATTAAATAAACAAAGTTTTGCTGCATCAGAAATAATTACAAAAAAATTACTAAAATTAAAAAAAGAGATCACTAGAAATACAAAGAATTACAAAAAGTTGATATTTATTTTAAAGAAAGAACTATTTAAAAACTTTGATATTAAAATTGAATATTTAGAATGTAGAAATACACACAATTTAAGTACCAATATTTTAAACAAACCTTTTAAACTTTTTGTGGCTTACTATATCGATAACGTCCGATTAATTGATAATTTTTAG
- a CDS encoding sugar phosphate nucleotidyltransferase: MIKQAIIPLAGLGTRLLPLTSVFAKELLPINGKPGLEYILEECIEAGIKEVVFIISKKKMMIKKYFYNDKFYKDIIKKKSDPKIIKEYKKILKYKKMIKFVFQDKPLGTGDAVYKTKKFITDKYFLMLLPDDLIIKKNCSKSMIAVHKKFKASVMASMKVNKNDVSRWGIYNIKKKIGKNNFIINNVVEKPSIKNSPSNNAVIGRYILPKTIFSKLKSLKPGKSGEFHITDAIQALIEDDNKFIGHNFSGKYLDCGTMNGYIKSTLEISKQ, encoded by the coding sequence ATGATTAAACAAGCTATAATTCCTTTAGCTGGTCTTGGGACTAGACTACTACCACTAACTAGTGTTTTTGCAAAAGAGCTTCTACCTATTAATGGAAAACCAGGCCTTGAATATATTCTCGAAGAATGTATCGAGGCAGGTATTAAGGAAGTTGTATTTATTATTTCTAAAAAAAAAATGATGATAAAGAAATATTTTTATAATGATAAATTTTATAAAGATATCATTAAAAAAAAAAGTGATCCAAAAATTATCAAAGAATATAAAAAAATTCTTAAATATAAAAAAATGATTAAATTTGTTTTTCAAGACAAACCATTAGGAACTGGTGATGCTGTTTACAAGACTAAGAAATTTATTACAGATAAATATTTTTTAATGTTGCTACCTGATGATTTGATAATTAAAAAAAACTGCTCTAAGTCTATGATTGCCGTGCATAAAAAATTTAAAGCATCGGTTATGGCAAGTATGAAGGTTAATAAAAATGATGTATCTAGATGGGGTATCTACAATATTAAAAAAAAAATTGGGAAAAATAATTTTATTATAAACAATGTTGTTGAAAAGCCTTCTATAAAAAATTCACCTTCTAATAATGCTGTAATTGGAAGATATATATTACCTAAAACAATTTTTTCTAAATTAAAATCATTAAAACCAGGTAAAAGTGGTGAATTTCATATCACTGATGCTATTCAAGCTTTAATAGAAGACGACAATAAATTTATTGGTCACAATTTTTCAGGTAAATACTTAGATTGTGGAACAATGAATGGTTATATTAAATCAACGTTGGAGATTTCTAAACAATGA
- a CDS encoding UDP-glucose dehydrogenase family protein, whose amino-acid sequence MKLCMIGTGYVGLVSGVCFSDLGNDVICVDKDLNKIDNLKNGIIPIYEPGLDELIIKNYKNNRLKFSTNLKNSISKSDIIFICVGTPTKKNENNADLSQVYNVAKQISKSIKKYKIVITKSTVPVTTGDQIEKIISKKVSKKLFSVVSNPEFLREGDAIRDFTYPDRVVIGTNNKKSNKILKNLYSPLISKGAKYVNTSRRAAELIKYASNSFLATKITFINELANLCEKINVNIEDISIGMGLDNRIGSRFLRAGPAYGGSCFPKDTKAITATADKFKTNLTVIKSVIKSNENRSSLMLKKVFDILKNKIKNKNICFLGVTFKANTDDMRDSSSLKMIPALIKKGAKINYFDPTGEKLDFKKFKNVIFSNNIKEAIKKSDLIIIHTEWNDFKNINFKKDVKNKKFSIFDMRNIYSVDKMKDNKIKYFSIGN is encoded by the coding sequence ATGAAACTTTGCATGATAGGAACGGGGTATGTTGGCTTAGTCAGCGGCGTTTGTTTTTCCGATTTAGGGAATGACGTTATTTGTGTTGATAAAGATTTAAATAAAATTGACAACTTAAAAAATGGTATTATCCCCATATACGAACCTGGTTTAGATGAATTAATTATTAAAAATTATAAAAATAATCGTTTAAAATTCTCTACGAATTTAAAAAATTCAATTTCAAAGTCAGACATAATTTTTATTTGTGTTGGCACACCCACTAAAAAAAATGAAAATAATGCTGACTTAAGTCAAGTATATAATGTTGCAAAACAGATTAGTAAATCTATTAAAAAGTATAAAATTGTTATAACTAAATCTACCGTTCCAGTGACAACTGGAGATCAAATAGAAAAAATTATATCAAAAAAAGTATCAAAAAAACTTTTTTCAGTAGTTTCAAATCCTGAATTTTTAAGAGAAGGTGACGCTATAAGAGATTTTACCTATCCTGATAGAGTGGTCATAGGTACAAATAATAAAAAATCTAATAAGATTTTAAAAAATCTTTATTCACCACTGATATCAAAAGGTGCAAAGTACGTTAATACGTCTCGAAGAGCAGCCGAATTAATAAAGTATGCCTCTAATTCTTTTCTAGCAACAAAGATTACTTTTATTAATGAGCTAGCTAATTTATGTGAAAAAATTAATGTTAACATTGAAGATATCTCTATTGGCATGGGTCTCGATAATAGAATTGGTAGCCGTTTTTTAAGAGCTGGTCCTGCTTATGGTGGATCTTGTTTTCCAAAAGATACTAAGGCCATTACAGCCACCGCAGATAAATTTAAAACTAATTTAACAGTTATTAAAAGTGTAATTAAATCAAATGAAAATAGATCATCACTAATGTTAAAAAAAGTTTTTGATATTTTAAAAAATAAAATAAAGAATAAAAATATTTGTTTCTTAGGGGTAACATTTAAAGCCAATACAGATGATATGAGAGATTCTTCAAGTCTAAAAATGATTCCTGCATTGATTAAAAAGGGTGCAAAGATTAATTATTTTGATCCTACTGGAGAAAAGTTAGATTTTAAAAAATTTAAGAATGTTATTTTTTCAAACAATATTAAAGAGGCTATTAAAAAATCAGATTTAATTATTATTCACACAGAATGGAATGATTTTAAAAATATTAACTTTAAAAAAGATGTGAAAAATAAAAAGTTCTCAATTTTTGATATGAGAAATATTTACTCAGTTGATAAAATGAAAGATAATAAAATTAAATATTTTAGTATTGGAAATTAA
- a CDS encoding RidA family protein, with product MSYEDKIKELNLELPEARDPVGSYLASKQIGKMLFISGQISTAANGELIKGKVGKDLKTEDGYEAAKRCGLSIISQVKKACGNDLSKVKSCIKLTGFVNSTEDFIEQPKVINGASDLIVSVFGDSGMHTRAAVSTNSLPLGVSVEVDAIFELN from the coding sequence ATGTCATATGAAGATAAAATAAAAGAATTAAACTTAGAACTGCCAGAGGCAAGAGATCCTGTTGGATCATATCTTGCGTCAAAACAAATTGGTAAAATGTTATTTATCTCAGGACAAATTTCTACCGCAGCAAATGGAGAATTAATCAAAGGTAAGGTTGGTAAGGATCTAAAAACTGAGGACGGATATGAAGCAGCTAAACGTTGTGGCCTAAGCATAATATCTCAAGTTAAAAAAGCTTGTGGCAATGATCTTTCAAAAGTAAAATCTTGTATAAAGCTTACAGGGTTTGTTAATTCAACAGAAGATTTTATAGAACAACCCAAAGTAATAAATGGTGCTTCAGATTTAATAGTTTCAGTTTTTGGAGACTCTGGAATGCATACAAGAGCAGCTGTTAGTACAAACAGTTTGCCACTTGGTGTGTCGGTCGAGGTTGATGCTATTTTTGAATTAAATTAA
- the topA gene encoding type I DNA topoisomerase — protein MNLVVVESPAKAKTINKYLGDDYIVLASYGHIRDLPSKNGSVDPENNFKMEWEVDSFSKKYLKEITDAAKISSKIILATDPDREGEAIAWHVKEYLNEKKLIKDKHVERVVFNEITKKAVIHGIENPRQIEPLLVDAYMARRALDYLVGFNISPILWTKLPGSKSAGRVQSVALKLITEREHEIELFDPEEFWTLSVQFNDNDKNSILASITQLNDKKIEKFSFKNKAEINKAIEEVKSKKFNINDISSKIVNRNPSGPFTTSTLQQVSSGRLGFGASRTMQIAQKLYQGIEIDGETIGLITYMRTDGTNLSTDAIDTFRKYIKNEFGDEYVPDNAASYSGKKAKNAQEAHEAIRPTDIMRAPDTVKKYLSPDQHKLYDLIWSRALSSQMKSAQFDRNTITIISDDNGSICKASGSVIKFDGFLKVMKDTKKDDDEDILPEMNKGPVNIEALLDEQHFTQPPPRYSEASLVKKLEELGIGRPSTYASIISVISTRGYAEAINKRFHPTDRGKLISAFLEKLFSKYVDYNFTASLENQLDDITTGKEGWIKVLELFWKDFNQNVSDVKEKRTREVLDLLNDSLGSLIFERDTDGNINRQCKLCDNGSLSLKNSFRGGAFIGCSNYPDCKFTRPLSKAKATAQSQLAEPKFIGKHENGNDMYLKNGRFGLYLQYEKIEEIKEEIIVETKKKKKTKKKKIEKEDNNLRNVSIPKGITLDSVDLDRAKFLCSLPKSLGINPENQKDIILNSGRFGPYLKCENKSARIENVEEIFSIGLNRAITLIAEAKPGRMSASIIKDLGEHPEDKKPVRVMKGQYGPYIKYKSLNATIPEEKDPLELNMEEALILIEKRKEYDKNKKIKKKKKK, from the coding sequence ATGAATCTTGTAGTCGTAGAAAGTCCAGCTAAAGCAAAAACTATCAATAAATATCTAGGTGATGATTATATTGTATTAGCAAGTTATGGTCATATTAGAGACCTTCCTTCAAAAAATGGTTCTGTTGATCCAGAAAATAATTTTAAAATGGAATGGGAAGTAGATAGTTTTTCTAAAAAATATCTTAAAGAAATTACAGATGCGGCTAAAATTTCATCAAAAATCATATTAGCAACTGACCCCGACCGTGAGGGAGAAGCGATTGCTTGGCATGTTAAAGAATATTTAAATGAGAAAAAATTAATTAAAGACAAGCATGTAGAAAGAGTTGTTTTTAATGAAATTACAAAAAAAGCTGTCATTCATGGAATTGAAAACCCACGTCAAATCGAGCCACTGCTTGTTGATGCTTATATGGCTAGAAGAGCCTTAGACTATTTAGTTGGCTTTAACATATCACCAATTTTGTGGACAAAACTGCCCGGTTCTAAATCTGCCGGACGTGTCCAGTCTGTTGCTTTAAAATTAATTACTGAACGAGAACATGAGATAGAACTTTTTGATCCTGAAGAATTTTGGACTTTAAGTGTTCAATTCAACGACAATGATAAAAATTCTATATTAGCAAGTATCACCCAATTAAATGATAAAAAAATTGAAAAATTTTCTTTTAAAAATAAAGCTGAAATTAATAAAGCAATTGAAGAAGTTAAGTCTAAGAAGTTCAATATAAATGACATCTCAAGCAAAATTGTTAACAGAAACCCTTCGGGCCCTTTTACTACCTCTACATTACAGCAAGTTTCCTCAGGTAGACTAGGATTTGGAGCATCACGTACAATGCAGATAGCTCAAAAACTTTATCAAGGTATAGAAATAGATGGTGAAACTATTGGTCTTATCACGTATATGCGAACAGATGGTACCAACTTATCTACGGACGCTATAGACACTTTCAGGAAATATATAAAAAATGAGTTTGGTGATGAATATGTTCCAGATAATGCAGCAAGTTATTCTGGAAAAAAAGCTAAAAATGCTCAAGAAGCACATGAAGCTATTAGACCTACAGATATTATGCGTGCACCAGATACAGTTAAAAAATACCTAAGTCCAGATCAACATAAATTATATGATTTAATTTGGAGTAGAGCCCTATCCTCTCAAATGAAATCCGCTCAATTTGATAGAAATACTATTACGATAATCTCAGATGATAATGGATCAATCTGTAAAGCTAGTGGATCTGTTATTAAGTTTGATGGCTTTCTAAAGGTTATGAAGGATACTAAAAAAGATGATGATGAAGATATCCTTCCTGAAATGAACAAAGGTCCAGTTAATATAGAAGCTTTATTAGATGAACAACATTTTACACAACCACCACCAAGATACTCAGAAGCAAGTTTAGTTAAAAAATTAGAAGAACTAGGTATTGGAAGACCCTCAACATATGCGAGTATAATATCCGTTATATCTACTAGAGGGTATGCGGAAGCAATTAATAAAAGATTTCACCCAACAGATCGTGGTAAACTAATTTCTGCCTTTCTTGAAAAACTTTTCTCTAAATATGTTGACTATAACTTCACAGCAAGTTTAGAAAATCAACTTGATGATATTACTACCGGTAAGGAAGGATGGATAAAAGTTCTAGAGTTATTTTGGAAAGACTTTAATCAAAATGTATCTGACGTTAAAGAGAAGAGAACTAGAGAAGTTTTAGATCTATTAAACGATAGTCTAGGAAGTTTAATTTTTGAAAGAGATACAGATGGAAATATTAATAGACAATGTAAGTTATGTGACAATGGATCATTAAGTTTAAAAAATAGTTTTAGAGGTGGTGCTTTTATTGGATGTTCAAATTATCCAGATTGTAAATTTACCAGACCCTTATCCAAAGCAAAAGCAACTGCTCAATCTCAACTAGCTGAACCAAAATTTATAGGTAAACATGAAAATGGAAATGATATGTACCTTAAAAATGGAAGGTTTGGTCTCTACTTACAGTATGAAAAAATTGAGGAAATAAAAGAAGAAATTATAGTTGAAACAAAAAAGAAAAAGAAAACAAAAAAAAAGAAGATAGAAAAAGAAGATAATAATTTAAGAAATGTCTCTATACCTAAAGGAATTACATTAGATAGCGTGGATCTTGATAGGGCTAAATTTTTATGTTCATTACCAAAAAGTTTAGGTATTAATCCTGAAAATCAAAAAGATATAATATTAAACTCAGGAAGATTTGGTCCATATTTGAAATGTGAAAACAAATCAGCAAGAATTGAAAATGTTGAGGAAATCTTTTCAATTGGTCTTAATAGAGCAATAACTCTGATAGCGGAGGCTAAACCCGGTAGAATGTCTGCATCAATTATAAAAGACCTAGGAGAACACCCTGAAGACAAAAAACCTGTTAGAGTAATGAAGGGACAATATGGGCCTTATATTAAATATAAATCTCTTAACGCAACAATTCCAGAGGAAAAAGACCCCTTAGAACTTAATATGGAAGAAGCTTTAATATTAATTGAGAAAAGAAAAGAATACGATAAAAATAAAAAAATTAAGAAAAAGAAAAAAAAATGA
- the plsY gene encoding glycerol-3-phosphate 1-O-acyltransferase PlsY, with protein sequence MEYLIVALSSYLLGSIPFGFILTKIFLKKDIRDIGSGNIGATNALRTGNKTLGYATLLLDITKAVLPVLYVKFNYPDYIFIASLSTFLGHVFPVWLKFKGGKGVATYVGILFSINLVLGLVFIISWAVTFLISQYSSLSSLVGSLMVPIYLINFENYNSIFFMIMFVLIFYTHRENVKRLKNKEETKTKIY encoded by the coding sequence ATGGAATATTTAATTGTTGCATTAAGTTCATATTTATTGGGATCAATACCTTTTGGTTTTATACTTACAAAAATATTTTTAAAAAAAGATATTAGAGATATTGGCTCAGGAAACATTGGAGCTACAAATGCTCTTAGAACAGGTAATAAAACTTTAGGCTATGCAACTTTATTACTGGATATAACAAAAGCTGTATTGCCTGTTTTATATGTAAAATTTAATTATCCCGATTATATCTTTATTGCATCATTAAGCACCTTTTTAGGTCACGTTTTTCCAGTATGGCTTAAGTTTAAAGGGGGCAAGGGTGTTGCAACGTATGTTGGGATATTATTTTCGATAAACTTAGTTTTGGGTTTAGTATTTATTATTAGTTGGGCTGTTACATTTCTTATATCACAATACTCATCACTTTCATCACTAGTTGGTAGTTTAATGGTTCCAATTTATTTAATAAATTTTGAAAATTATAATTCAATATTTTTCATGATAATGTTTGTGCTTATATTCTACACACACAGAGAAAACGTCAAACGATTGAAAAACAAAGAAGAAACTAAGACTAAAATTTATTGA
- a CDS encoding aspartate carbamoyltransferase catalytic subunit, with the protein MATKINKAIKVSQKHLLGIQDLSINDVNLILEEAKSFIKLNQSKNKKLNVLSGKTQINLFFEPSTRTQSSFELAGKRLGADVMSMNMANSAIKKGETLIDTAMTLNAMHPDIIVIRHQDSGACNLLSQKVNCAVLNAGDGSREHPTQALLDALTIINRKKKIEGLRVAICGDITHSRVARSNIYLLNMLGAEVNIIAPSNLMPKEIEKFGVNTFTDMKKGLKDCDIVMMLRLQNERMTSSFLSSNREYYEYYGLTPDKLAHAKNDALIMHPGPMNRGIEIDTKLADDINRSVIKEQVELGVAVRMACLKIFCE; encoded by the coding sequence ATGGCAACCAAAATAAATAAAGCTATTAAGGTTTCTCAAAAACACCTCCTAGGTATTCAAGATCTATCAATTAATGATGTTAATTTGATTTTAGAAGAAGCTAAAAGTTTCATTAAATTAAATCAAAGTAAAAACAAAAAACTAAATGTATTAAGTGGTAAAACTCAAATTAATTTGTTTTTTGAGCCCTCTACTAGAACACAGAGTTCATTTGAATTAGCTGGAAAAAGATTGGGTGCGGATGTTATGTCAATGAACATGGCAAATTCAGCTATTAAGAAAGGTGAAACACTAATAGATACCGCAATGACTTTAAATGCAATGCATCCAGACATAATTGTAATTAGACACCAAGATTCTGGGGCGTGTAATCTTTTATCTCAAAAAGTGAATTGTGCAGTACTTAATGCTGGTGATGGAAGTCGTGAACATCCTACTCAAGCTTTACTAGATGCTTTAACAATTATAAATCGAAAAAAAAAAATTGAAGGTTTAAGAGTTGCGATTTGTGGTGACATAACTCATTCACGTGTTGCAAGATCAAATATTTATCTTCTGAATATGCTTGGTGCAGAAGTTAACATTATTGCACCATCAAATTTAATGCCAAAAGAAATAGAAAAGTTTGGTGTAAATACATTTACAGATATGAAAAAAGGTTTGAAAGATTGTGATATTGTAATGATGTTGAGATTACAAAATGAAAGGATGACTAGCTCTTTCTTATCTTCTAACAGAGAATACTATGAATATTATGGACTAACACCAGATAAACTTGCACATGCAAAAAATGATGCTTTGATTATGCATCCAGGCCCTATGAATAGAGGGATAGAAATTGACACAAAATTAGCAGATGACATTAACAGAAGTGTAATTAAGGAACAGGTTGAATTAGGTGTTGCAGTAAGAATGGCTTGTTTAAAAATATTTTGTGAATAA